The genomic segment CAACCGATTTGATTTCGGTGTACTGGTCGAATCCGGCGATACCGTTCTGACGGCCCACCCCGCTGGCTTTGTATCCCCCGAACGGGGTGTCGGCGCCGTAGCCGGCGGTGCCGTTCAGACCGATGAAACCGGCGCGCAGGCGCTTGGCCACCGACAATGCGCGGTCGAGTGAGCCCGCCATCACGTTGCCGGCCAAGCCGTAGGGGCTGTCGTTGGCGATGCGCACCGCGTCGTCCTCGTCGTCGAACGGGATGACCGACAGGACCGGGCCGAAGATCTCCTCCTGCGCGATCGTCATCGAGTTGTCGACGTTCACGAAAAGCGTTGGCTTGACGAAGAATCCCTTGTCCATGCCCTCGGGGGCCTCGGCACCGCCGACAAGCAGTGTGGCCCCCTCCTCGACGCCTTTGTGGATGTAGCCGCGGATCCGACTGCGCTGGCGGTCGGAAATGACCGGGCCGCAGAGTGTTCCAGGGTCCTGCGGGTCGCCGGCGGAGACGCCCTCGTAGATGCCGCGCAGGATCTCCACACCCTCGTCGTAGCGCGACCGTGGCAGCAGCATCCGGGTGGGGTTGGCGCAGCCTTGACCCGCGTGCATGCAAGGGGCGATGCCCATCATGCATCCGAGCGCGAAGTCCGCATCCTCCAACACGATCGTGGCCGATTTGCCGCCGAGTTCCAGGAACAGCCGCTTCATGGTGGCGGCGCCCTTCTCCATGATCCGCTGGCCGACCGCCGTCGATCCGGTGAACGAGATCAGGTCGACCTTCGGCGACAGCGTGAGCTCCTCGCCGACGAAGTGGTCCGAGGCGGTGACGACGTTGACCACACCCGCTGGGATATCGGTGTTCTCGGCGATCAGCCGACCCAGGCGGGTCGCGTTGTAGGGGGTGTTGGGCGCCGGTTTCAGGACGACGGTGTTGCCGGTCCCGAGGGCCTGGCCGATCTTCTGGATGGTGACCTCGAACGGGAAGTTCCACGGCACGATCGCGCCGACCACGCCCACCGGCTCCCGCCAGACCATACGGGTGGTGTTGACTCCGGTGACCGAGACCAGCGCGTCGCCGAGCGAGGTCTCCCAGGGGTATTCGTCGATCAGCTTGGCCGGGTAGCGCAGTCCGTCGGCCAGCGGCGCGTCGAGCTGCGGGCCGTGTGTGATGGCACGTGGGCAGCCCACTTCGAGAATCAGTTCCTCGCGCAGCTCCTCCCGCTCGGACTCCAGCGCCTCCTGTAGCTGCAGCAGACACCGTTGGCGGAAGGCGTGATTCGTCGCCCAGTCGGTCTCGTCGAATGCGCGCCGCGCGGCATCGATGGCCCGGTGCATATCGGCCTTGGATGCGTCGGCGACCTCGCCGAGCACCTCCTCGGTGGCCGGATTGATGTTGGTGAACGTGCCTGCCTGACCGTCGACGAGCTTGCCGTCGATCATCATCTTGGTTTCGAAGCGGACGCCTGCGCTGTCAGTCATTGCTGCTGCCTCCTGATCTCATGGCACCGAACCGCGGAATGCCCATCATCAGCCGGGTCATCTGGTGCAGTCCGGCCGACGGCAACACCCGGTTGGCGATCAACAGCATGCGTGCATCCGGACCGATCGCGGTCTTGACGAAGGGCTTCTCACTGTCGAGGGCCTTGGCCAGACCTTCGGCGAACTTCTCCGGGGAGC from the Mycolicibacterium crocinum genome contains:
- a CDS encoding aldehyde dehydrogenase family protein, which produces MTDSAGVRFETKMMIDGKLVDGQAGTFTNINPATEEVLGEVADASKADMHRAIDAARRAFDETDWATNHAFRQRCLLQLQEALESEREELREELILEVGCPRAITHGPQLDAPLADGLRYPAKLIDEYPWETSLGDALVSVTGVNTTRMVWREPVGVVGAIVPWNFPFEVTIQKIGQALGTGNTVVLKPAPNTPYNATRLGRLIAENTDIPAGVVNVVTASDHFVGEELTLSPKVDLISFTGSTAVGQRIMEKGAATMKRLFLELGGKSATIVLEDADFALGCMMGIAPCMHAGQGCANPTRMLLPRSRYDEGVEILRGIYEGVSAGDPQDPGTLCGPVISDRQRSRIRGYIHKGVEEGATLLVGGAEAPEGMDKGFFVKPTLFVNVDNSMTIAQEEIFGPVLSVIPFDDEDDAVRIANDSPYGLAGNVMAGSLDRALSVAKRLRAGFIGLNGTAGYGADTPFGGYKASGVGRQNGIAGFDQYTEIKSVAYPAQ